The Caenorhabditis elegans chromosome I genome includes the window ttttctaaacgaAGACGGATGTGATTTTAAATTATGTTAATGGACTATTTTACAAACTGAATAAATTCAGCATGTTGGCAGGttttttcagtagtttttgagtgaaaatagAGGTAAAAAgacagaaaatcaataaaaaatgaaaacaaaactatgaaaaatggttgaaaatcgagcaaaaatcgttcaaaaaaaaataaattcaaaaaataattgcgtCGAGAAACGCGTCAGTAGCcgctctctgcgtctctcacccTTCAGCACGCGGAGAGAGCCACGAGAAATGCGCAAAGGCTAAATTCGGCgcggaaaatcatttttcaaaataaattcgacgagaaaatcaatacttaagtaattatcgattttcagctcgttcaaaaaattttcagaaacgttTTAGTcgtttaaaggtttttttaaaattaaaatcgtCGGAAGTAAAAAAATAGCGCGGATGGAAATCTACGGAGTGCGGAGCGAACAAAcgcgcggtaattcaaatgggTAGAAtagtcaaaattgaaaattagccAGCATCgaccgatttttttaaaacttaatggattttttcgtttttcttttgtggtatTTCGGCATTTAGGATTAGATAGcacattttaaagtaaaattccCATCCAAGCTACTCCACCTTCTCCAGACTGTACAGTTAAACCAATTTGAAAAGTGTATTGtatcccgtttttttttctgaacaattttgaaaatttttcgtttatcCAGGATACGATAATCATGATTCAAATTcgttaacaaaaaatgaatatatgAGAGCGATTAAAGCATTTGTGTCGGAAAATATGGGTTAAATGGGGAGAAGGGGGCGGACATTTGGATGGGgtacaaaaaaatatgcaaaaaatgggctaaaaacaatattttcaaattatgccCGACAAAGGTTCAAAAGTCAATATATAGAAATGAGAACATGAGTATTATGCCACGTGGCGGGAAAAATATGTGGAATGTAATACGATGAGATCCTTGTGAATACAAAGCTTGTGACGACGTGGCCGAGAAGAACTTTTTAAGCCAACGAGAAAAAAGGGGTTCAaggccgaaattttttttgggccaCCTATTaagttaaattgaaaatttaaaaaaaacacagcgGATCCAATTATTTGCCGAGTTTTGACTTGAGCTCGGCGCGATACGTGTcgattgactgaaaatattgtttttttttatttccgaaTAAAAAATGGTGAGTACCTCCAAAATTAGCTTTTCATTGTCCATATAgaactttttgatttgttcCACAGTTTTTGTGGCCATCAACTCGGCGATCAACTCGAAATTGTCCTTGTACCAGTGGAAACCTGAAGGAATTTCGGATGTTTTTGCTTAATCATAATCATAATAATCTTAATCATAAGACTtggaaaatgcgaaatttttcgagaatattcaatttatcttcagattttattgcaacaaatcgattttcaacataaaattaatttttccaactttttttcccaatttatGAGAGTTTAAAGATTGTTTTAAAGCAAACCGCCAACtttacataaaaaattaaaatattgtgaaaaaaatgatgaaatttagcagattttctgataaaaaattgaatttttttggattcgcGCTTCAATTTCACATTGTTCTTTTAGAAAAgtcgaaattttatatttccaattttcagatttaaaaaaatttaaaaaggaatgaacttttccaaagaaaaactgaatataaccagaaattgtgatttttcagcatttttttttaggtttgaatttttttttcatgattaaTCACgtgaaaagtcaattttaccgcaaaacatttaaaaaatcaagatttttcaattttctctgaattcctgcagatttttcgatgaaaaattgaattttccttggaatttatatttttcgggTATTTAAAGTTTcggatattaaaaaaaattttcaattttctctgaagttatcgataaaaattattttctgcaaaaaatctactttttttcgttgaatattccggaaaaaaaatcagaatttcaagGCACATTTCCTTTTCTAATCTAATTCGAATAATTcaatattcttttaaaaattcggggTAGAAAAGGAATTgtaccaatttttatttttaaaagttaatttttctaattttcaaaattttcttgaattttcgaattacagattttcaaaaaaattttttttgtttttttttctcgaaaatttgaaatccatACATCTAATAGCATTCTTCTTTTCCTCAGGACTCCAACCATAATTTATCCTGACTTTTCCAGATCGATTGCCATTTGTTGCAGTAGTATCTAGTTCAGGAGTAAATCTCTCGAATCTTCCCTTCAACGCCATCATATCTTTCTTCCAATTTGCAATTTCTCCTTTTGGTACACGGCTGTATGTCATTGTTGCACGGAACATTTGTTGACGGGCTTCTTCATTcagaattctggaaaaattgatgttgtgcgattttttttggttaaaaaaaacaattttcgtaaGTTTAATTaactaatattttaaaaaatctctcaTTTTCTGAGGCACCACGGATTCAAGATCTGGTGGGATTCCGgatctggcaccgtgccaacgcattaaatgcaatttttctgaaaaaagggcAACGAAGatccgatttaaaaaaatttttcaattatttttcaaaattttcactaacTATAAGAAATTagagatttttcacaaaaattccagttttctgttagaatttgaaaaaaaaattgaatttttcctaaaaaatttgtaattttccgatatttcaaGCTGTCAAAacctaaaatctgaaaactgaatttttaaaggaaaaattttgagcattcttatcaaaaaattgtttcaactttttctcaaaatgtttcaacctttttctttctaaattctgaaaagcatATCTCAGCTTTTgctaaactatttttttcctcaatttttgagaaaattaaaatataatatataATATAGTAAATATTGcttattttctaataatttttggtatttctattctttcgttttttttttcaaaaattccaaatagttttaaatgttcatattattttttttgacgaaaataaattttaattttaaaccggaaaattgtttcgtaactttttttttcaaaaaatttgaattttcgacatGAAAGATGTAAagtgtaatttaaaaataatagtgCAGGTATTTTCAGTTTACAGCAAAagtcagtttaaaaaatttcgactggttttcaaaatgagtttccttattttttacacgtagaactttttttattttccgattttttttgttgcgcagaaattttttttccgcaaaatcaggaaaaattcagaaaaagacagtcaaaaaattgtagatacaattttttgactgtctttttctgaatttttcctgattttgcggaaaaaaaaatttattttttcatgaataaaAATCGAATACCCATCCAATTCCACAAACTTACTCGTTCTCCTCCATACATTTCGTTTGTTTAACTCTCCAAACAAGTGGAACACACATATGATGTTTTCTCTTGATATTATCAATTAATGCCAGTGCAGCCGGTGTATCGAAGCACCGTGTCATTCTGCACGTATTCTCATCGATTGGATCAGCTTCAATCGATTGCTCCACAATGTAGGGGCCTGATGGTTTACGGAGAAGGCAGTCGTCTGGAGAAAAATAGAATAGAATAATGATTTTTAGGTTATTTTAcgtttaaaaatctaatttttaagaCGCGTAAACGTTGAGctcatttataaaaattcggcaaaccggcaatttgccgaaaaatttcggaaaattgtcggtttgcacattttttcttgaaatttcagaacttcgATTTCAAACGGCAAAATTGTATACATCCTATCAAAACATCAATCTTGAAAAGCCAGTAAACTCTATGAAAATGTctaaagaaaagaaaacggtaaaaaaatacagttttaaatgtttccgtcttattaataacaaaattcgacaatttgccggaattgaaatttttttttctccaatttccgaaaaaaacccACCGACCACCATAATatcatcgtcttcttctttttcttttccaattccAAGCCGTTTGATCGCTTTTCCGTTGGCTGGCTCCATGAGCTCAAGATATCCGTATACATAAATTTTCATGtctgaaagaaaattcaaatttcttctgGAATCAGTTATTCGAAACTAACATTCTGGACATAAAACTCGTTGCCGTCGTTTTGTCAGTGCACGGAGGCTTGCCGGACGTGGAACACGCATCAAACGGAAATAAAGGATACACGGTTTACATTCGTGACGCGACATTACACGATTTAgcttaaaattgtgaaattaattttttttaatagctctttatttttttgaaaatttctcccatgctttttccattttttcaacgagtttccttattttttgtccatttactgtaagttttttttgagaatttttttttgttaatttaacattttattagctcaaaacatttattagcaaaaattttattagcaaaaaaattttttaatttttttaaattagctcaaaattctcgaaattttaaatttttagggtAAACAATATAAAACTTAGGGAGTTTTGAGCTATAAAAtgataaattgattttaaaaaggatgaaaaacttattttaaaaaaccgacaaaaatcgacaaaaatgaaGGGAACAGGCAGCAGCTTAGCCCCATGCTTAGCCAGCAGCCCCGTAGCAACCCAGTATCAATAATATCCCGtgccaattttcataaaactgaaTATAAATTGGGTTGATGTTGCTAAAGGGCTGCGAAAAACTGACCTGGGATGAAGCTGGGCTGCAAGGGGCTGCGAAGTGCTGCGAGGGCAAAGCGCTACAGTGCTAAAAGGGGGCTGAGCCCAGACCCTCAGGAAAAAACTCATACTCGCAGCCCTTCGCAGCCCACATTTGCGCTCTGATCGCGTGCTATCCGCGCGCACAGAATTTCGAaagtattttccaaattcgGAATGCGCGCGGAGCAGACGCAATTAGAGCGCGGATCTGGCACGTAAGGAAGAAGTGTGACTGGAGCACGAACCAGTAATCTAGTCGCGCCCCGTCCGCGCTCCAGGAGGAGCGATTTGCCGAGCAGTTCAGCCCTTCGCAGCCCTTTAGCAACAACCAAATTTatacagttttatgaaaattggaacGGGATATTATTGATACGCCTAAGCAGCCCTATTAAATAGTGATGAGGGCGTAAATGAAATTCGCCATTTCCagctaaaatataaattttttgaattttttaacattgaTATTCGGAATGGATTcagcagaaaatttgaagtcatttgaaaatattttccagatttcggtactccacttttaaaattgaataaaactgTAGTCTTTATTCaatgtttcttcaaaatttaaaaagtagaaTATAACTGtgagaaaatttccaaaattgtcaaaatttcaaatagctGAAATATTTCACGGCCCGGCGGGGGGTACATGGATGAGAATTCTCTACCGTATTCCAATTTGGCTGACTGCGTGCTCAACGTTGAATACTCAGTGTAAACTTTCGTACACCGTTGCGTACTGCACAGCGCGCATTTTAATTGACGacatttagcaaaaattgaacataagatttttcggaattatgaagctcaattttcacaaaaataatgagttttttgtagaatttatgaaaaaacgtgaatatatagattttttgttcatgATATTCAAGAAAAAGCGATTTTTAGTTCTTCACAGAGGAATCCTCTCGCATTTCACTTGCTCATGATGTTTTTTGCTCCACTTTAGGACGATAAAAATGCGAATTGTtgataaaatgaatgaataataTAAAAAGTGCAAATATGACTTCAGCAAGTGTtaaatcccaaatttttccTGCGATTTTCTGCTAGATTCCTGGTTTTGAGTAAACAGTCTGATATATTCATGATTATAATGATAACAATAACGaacataataataaaaatggagAGCACAGAGAAAcaacaaattgcaaaaacagCAACTGATATCAGAATTAACGACGACCACGGAAACCGCCTCGGTCTCCACCTCGCCCACCACGGAAGCCACCACCTCTGTCGCGTCCTCTGAATCCTCCTCGATCTCCACCGAATCCACCTCTAAATCCTCCATCGCGGTCTTCTGATCTACCACGGAAGCCTCCACCTCCACCAGGATCTGTTGAAAGTCCTCTGAAGCCTCCTCGATCGCCACCTCCACGGAAGCCACCACGATCCGCGGATTTTCCTCTATAGCCTTCGAGGCTTCAGTTGTACCCCATTCTTCGTTGGCACGCTTCAGAtctctacaaaaaaaacaaattagaaGCATTCAATTATCGAAATGTGTACCTATCCCGATTTATCGCAATCTGTCTATTCTTCTCCTTCTGATTCTCAACTTCTTTAACTTGTCCAGTAGCGGCAGCTTGCTTACGAGCAGCATTTTCCCGAATCGCCTTCACCTCTGCCTCCTCAGCATCCTGTTGCTCCTTGACAATCGTAAGTCTTCGAATGACACGTTGCTCACTCTCCTGCTCACGACGCTTTTTCATCTGCTTCTTCTTGTTTATAGTCACCGCATTATGCTTGTGATAGAGAACCTCTCCCTCATCgatttcttcttcaattttgaCGAGTTCCAGGGTCAGTCGGGTCCGATCTCACGAAGACGGACGTTGCTATTCTGGCCAATTCCGCAGTCACGTCCTTCATAAATGTCTTGTGGAAGTTCTTCTTGCTGAGGGGGCTGCTGAAACCAATGTCGGCATGATGAGAGTTCCGGTCTTCTGAATCCATTTCCTGCGTGGGCTGTGGCGACGAGCTGCACgtctgaaaatcaagtttttgtaatttttgggcgcATGATATGGAGCTGAATCATTCGATTTTAGAATCAGCATgcttttattcatattttaggatctttttaaaaaatctggaccaacagttttcgaaaaaatttaatttttgttcagaaatgtGAATATTCactaaatcgaaaaaaataattgcaaaatccGTCAGCTGAACATTCAAAActtatcaatttgaaatcagcATATTTCAGTgtataattaaaaaagtttcaaaaattctgagaccaatttttattgagaaaaataatttttcgctcgaattattgaattttcactaaatGCAAAAAACAGTAAACTTGGGCCCATGCTACAAGCCTGAATCTTTCAAATTAAGAACCagcatgattttttcaatattctaggacgtttaaaaaaaatctggaccaacagtttttgaggaacgtaattttttatacaaaaatgttctgatttttcactaaactcaaaaaaatagtCAAGTTGGGCCCATGCTGTACACctaaatcattaaaattcagAACCGCCATGTATTTTTTCTTACCAAAggctctttaaaaaaaatctggaccaacagtttttgagatatttagaaaaacaacTCACTTTTCGACGTTTTTCGCCTTTTCGTGGCTCACCCGGTTGATTTTTGCGGCGATTTGTGGTCtttcgctgaaaatattatttttatttcaattattaacgaagaaaacaagaaaaaacgacgagaaaacatcaaaaaaacgcgaaaaaacatcgaaaaaccACCGCAACCtcatgaacaaaaaaaaagcattgcAGCCGCGGGACTAGTTTTCGCAACTTTCTAGGCCATGTCCCGTTCGCCGTGCCGTGTATTTGTTTAATTccctttttggaaaaagtcaacatatttttctaacaaatcgtttttctattaatttttttctaaaactcacAATCAACAGATCACTTTTTGCATTGCAATTCTCACAATATCCCGACGGAACCCTCTCCAAATGATTGACCTCTTTGAATAGTTCATCATAAGTGTCGGTTTCATTCAAATGCACATTAATCATTGTTTTatagttttgcacttttttcgtGTTGTAATAGTATTGGATAATGGAAGAAAGCGAGCGTTGgggcatctgcaaaaaataatgaaatttattttctttttatgattaaattaaattttcaaaaattccctttttttgaCATATGCACTTACAGCCGCATGAATCTTCTTGAACCGTTTTCCGAAATGAAAGAAGCAAGTGGAGAAAAGACTAATTTCTTCTGCCGTCCAATCATCAtgaatttcttttcttctcatcGCTTGAACCATCGCAGCGTCGAAATCATTTGACTGTTTGTTCAGAATGAACAGAGCCTGTAAAAgcagttagtttttttttcaaattcaaagtacatttccgaaaaataaaaaaaaggcttgattttttaaaatctcgaatttttattatggtcaattgttattttttccagagaaaaactcattttctcccaattttcagacgtttctctctaaatttggtgtttttccAATCGTACCCTATCTATAGGTAATTGATATCGTCCAGTAGCTTCTGAAATGTATTCTGTAAGCCGATTCTCGTTCATTTCGTCTGGAAACGCCCAAATTTGTTGATCTCTGCACGGTTCTTTTTCCAATTGCTCTGCAGTTGGCTGTATAATCGCCTGATATTCGGTTCCCACGTGGATTAGATTGTCGACGTTGGAAAGTGGATTTGCTGGaagaaattgggaatttttcaaggttttaagTGGATTTTCAAGCTATTTATAAAAGCATGAAAAAGCTCAGAAATGActataaaacctttttttacgtcgtatttttttcaatgaaattacctacttttaattaattgttcggcttaaaaccagaaaattgtttcatatcGATTTTCCCGGTGAAAATCGAAGGAATCGTCGCattctcaaagttttttcaccgatttgtttcaattttagcacaactaaatggaaaaatcacaaaaattccaTTACAGCCgattttcgtgaattttcctacatttcGAACTAAAAATTGTCCTTTCTTCTGTTTAAACCGGAAATTctcttttgaaaaaccaatgaaaatttgaattttctgggcTTTTCTTCGGAAAATTATTCTCGAAATTTATCAATCGATCCTTGGGCTTTTTTTGTTCCGCAGAGGCTGGCGGAGTTTACAAGCGTACGAAGTGGTTCAACTTTTATATAAAGCTTTATAAATGGGACATAGATGAATATTTCGAATgctaaatgcaaaaagaatcAGTAAAAAAGCGCGCAGCCCCGTCCTTCTCTGACGAAAAACGCCGTTTAAGGATCGATTGCTAAATTTTGGCAGTAGTTAGAAGTGTCAAAATTTCTGCCGGAGAGTCGTCAAATTTCACTGAAACGTAACCCGGTAATTTCCACAATTAATGGtcgatttttcgcaaaaagtGGTATGTTTGTCAGGATTTATTAGAAATTGTGGCTGTCCAGATTTTAAAGAgtatttttgggcaaaaatgtcgaattttctctgaaaaagttcgatttttatcgaaaattcagattttttagatagttttcatcgattttcccaGTTTTCAGCCTGAGAACTTTACTAACAGAAAGATGTGTCATGAGCACCACTTTCATGATGCTCACGA containing:
- the rcor-1 gene encoding REST corepressor rcor-1 (Partially confirmed by transcript evidence), which gives rise to MDSYTSSDEDASRKENISDEGLNMLNASPEPMEEDDPEEQAEQEEETSRMARPIRSMRKRETTSGESMGDEDEDLEDEEDEDEEAEAREHHESGAHDTSFSNPLSNVDNLIHVGTEYQAIIQPTAEQLEKEPCRDQQIWAFPDEMNENRLTEYISEATGRYQLPIDRALFILNKQSNDFDAAMVQAMRRKEIHDDWTAEEISLFSTCFFHFGKRFKKIHAAMPQRSLSSIIQYYYNTKKVQNYKTMINVHLNETDTYDELFKEVNHLERVPSGYCENCNAKSDLLILNRVMSRHECKPCILYFRLMRVPRPASLRALTKRRQRVLCPEYMKIYVYGYLELMEPANGKAIKRLGIGKEKEEDDDIMVVDDCLLRKPSGPYIVEQSIEADPIDENTCRMTRCFDTPAALALIDNIKRKHHMCVPLVWRVKQTKCMEENEILNEEARQQMFRATMTYSRVPKGEIANWKKDMMALKGRFERFTPELDTTATNGNRSGKVRINYGWSPEEKKNAIRCFHWYKDNFELIAELMATKTVEQIKKFYMDNEKLILESIDTYRAELKSKLGK
- the rcor-1 gene encoding REST corepressor rcor-1 (Confirmed by transcript evidence), producing MDSYTSSDEDASRKENEGLNMLNASPEPMEEDDPEEQAEQEEETSRMARPIRSMRKRETTSGESMGDEDEDLEDEEDEDEEAEAREHHESGAHDTSFSNPLSNVDNLIHVGTEYQAIIQPTAEQLEKEPCRDQQIWAFPDEMNENRLTEYISEATGRYQLPIDRALFILNKQSNDFDAAMVQAMRRKEIHDDWTAEEISLFSTCFFHFGKRFKKIHAAMPQRSLSSIIQYYYNTKKVQNYKTMINVHLNETDTYDELFKEVNHLERVPSGYCENCNAKSDLLILNRVMSRHECKPCILYFRLMRVPRPASLRALTKRRQRVLCPEYMKIYVYGYLELMEPANGKAIKRLGIGKEKEEDDDIMVVDDCLLRKPSGPYIVEQSIEADPIDENTCRMTRCFDTPAALALIDNIKRKHHMCVPLVWRVKQTKCMEENEILNEEARQQMFRATMTYSRVPKGEIANWKKDMMALKGRFERFTPELDTTATNGNRSGKVRINYGWSPEEKKNAIRCFHWYKDNFELIAELMATKTVEQIKKFYMDNEKLILESIDTYRAELKSKLGK
- the rcor-1 gene encoding REST corepressor rcor-1 (Confirmed by transcript evidence); its protein translation is MEEDDPEEQAEQEEETSRMARPIRSMRKRETTSGESMGDEDEDLEDEEDEDEEAEAREHHESGAHDTSFSNPLSNVDNLIHVGTEYQAIIQPTAEQLEKEPCRDQQIWAFPDEMNENRLTEYISEATGRYQLPIDRALFILNKQSNDFDAAMVQAMRRKEIHDDWTAEEISLFSTCFFHFGKRFKKIHAAMPQRSLSSIIQYYYNTKKVQNYKTMINVHLNETDTYDELFKEVNHLERVPSGYCENCNAKSDLLILNRVMSRHECKPCILYFRLMRVPRPASLRALTKRRQRVLCPEYMKIYVYGYLELMEPANGKAIKRLGIGKEKEEDDDIMVVDDCLLRKPSGPYIVEQSIEADPIDENTCRMTRCFDTPAALALIDNIKRKHHMCVPLVWRVKQTKCMEENEILNEEARQQMFRATMTYSRVPKGEIANWKKDMMALKGRFERFTPELDTTATNGNRSGKVRINYGWSPEEKKNAIRCFHWYKDNFELIAELMATKTVEQIKKFYMDNEKLILESIDTYRAELKSKLGK
- the rcor-1 gene encoding REST corepressor rcor-1 (Confirmed by transcript evidence), translated to MSRHECKPCILYFRLMRVPRPASLRALTKRRQRVLCPEYMKIYVYGYLELMEPANGKAIKRLGIGKEKEEDDDIMVVDDCLLRKPSGPYIVEQSIEADPIDENTCRMTRCFDTPAALALIDNIKRKHHMCVPLVWRVKQTKCMEENEILNEEARQQMFRATMTYSRVPKGEIANWKKDMMALKGRFERFTPELDTTATNGNRSGKVRINYGWSPEEKKNAIRCFHWYKDNFELIAELMATKTVEQIKKFYMDNEKLILESIDTYRAELKSKLGK